The nucleotide sequence CAATCTCGGCTGGTTCGTATTTTGGGGCTACCAGCTCTTCATCGTCATGGCCGCGACCGGCTACCTCCTGGGGATCACCGAGGGGCGGGAATATGCGGAGCCCGAATGGTATGTCGATGTCTGGCTAACCCTTGTTTGGGTTGCCTATCTCGTCGCCTTTCTGGGAACGATCCTGAAGCGCAAGGAACCGCATATCTACGTTGCGAACTGGTTCTACCTGAGCTTCATCGTCACGATCGCCATGTTGCACGTCGTCAACAATCTGGCCGTGCCGGTCTCTTTCCTCGGTTCGAAGAGCTATTCGCTTTCTTCGGGCGTGCAGGACGCTCTGACCCAGTGGTGGTACGGCCATAACGCGGTTGGCTTCTTCCTGACTGCCGGCTTCCTGGGCATGATGTATTATTTCGTGCCGAAGCAGGCCAACCGCCCGGTCTATTCCTATCGCCTGTCGATCATCCACTTCTGGGCCTTGATCTTCATGTATATCTGGGCCGGTCCGCATCATCTGCACTACACCGCGCTGCCGGATTGGGCGCAGACGCTCGGCATGGTCTTCTCCATCATGCTCTGGATGCCCTCGTGGGGCGGTATGATCAACGGTATAATGACGTTATCGGGCGCCTGGGACAAGATCCGCACAGACCCGATCATCCGCATGATGATCATGGCAATCGCCTTTTATGGGATGTCGACCTTCGAGGGTCCGATGATGGCGGTCAAGACAGTCAATTCCCTCAGCCACTACACGGAATGGACGATTGGCCATGTTCATTCAGGGGCGCTCGGCTGGGTCGGCATGATCACGTTCGGCGCAATCTACTATCTGACGCCGAAGCTGTGGGGTCGCGAGCGGCTTTACAGCCTTCGCATGGTCAACTGGCACTTCTGGCTCGCCACCCTCGGCATCGTCATCTACGCGGTCGCCCTTTGGGTCGCCGGTATCCAGCAGGGTCTCATGTGGCGCGAGTACAATACCCAAGGCTTCCTGGTCTATTCCTTCGCCGAGACTGTCGCAGCGATGTTCCCTTACTACCTGCTGCGCGCCGTCGGTGGCGGCCTTTATCTGGCCGGCGGCGTGGTCATGGCCGTCAACGTCACCATGACCATCCGCGGACACCAGCGCGACGAAGCCGCCATCCCCGGGGCGTTCATCACCCACGCCGGAGAGTGAGGTAAAACAAGATGTCCATCCTGGAAAAACATCAGATCCTTGAGAAAAATGCCACGCTGCTGCTCGTAGCGTCTCTCCTGGTTGTCAGTATTGGCGGCATGGTTGAGATCGCACCGCTGTTCTATCTCCAGAACACGATCGAGAAGGTGGAGGGCATGCGGCCCTATATGCCGCTCGAGCTCGCCGGACGAAACATCTACGTGCGCGAGGGCTGCTACGTCTGCCACAGCCAGATGATCCGACCATTCCGCGACGAAGTGGAACGCTACGGACATTATTCGCTCGCAGCCGAATCCATGTACGACCATCCCTTCCAATGGGGTTCGAAGCGCACGGGGCCTGACCTCGCCAGGGTGGGCGGTCGTTATTCGAACGAATGGCATGTGCAGCATCTGTCCGATCCGCGCGCCGTCGTCCCGGAATCGATCATGCCAAGCTACGCCTTCCTCAAAGACAGGGAGGTGACGGTCAAGAACATCGCCATGGATCTGAAGGCCAACGAAGACGTGGGTGTGCCCTATACCGACGACATGCTGGCAAACGCCGAAGCCGACATGCGGGCTCAAGCCGATCCGAACGCCGACACGACCGATTTGCTTGCGCGCTACCCGAAAGCAAAGGTGGGTGACTTCGACGGCGATCCCTCAAGGCTGACGGAGATGGATGCACTGATCTCGTATCTCCAGATGCTCGGCACCCTGGTTGATTTTTCGACGTACGACGACGCGACCGGCTATCGATGAGGATCACCATGGAAACCTACGACGCAATACGTCACTTCGCCGACAGTTGGGGTCTTCTGGCAATGGCGGTGTTCTTTGTGGGCGCGCTCTTTTTCATCCTCCGGCCCGGCAGCAAACAGATCGCTGACGACGCCGCGATCATACCGCTGAAGGATGAATGAGATGACGGAGAAACACATTGACGAGATAAGCGGCGTCGAGACGACCGGTCACGAATGGGACGGAATCCGAGAGCTCAACAATCCCATGCCGCGTTGGTGGATCTGGACGTTTTACGCCACCATTCTATGGGCGATCGGTTATGCGTTCGCGTATCCGTCGATACCGATGATCAAGGAAACGACAAAGGGCCTGCTCGGCTTCTCCAGCCGCGCGGAGCTGCAGCAGCAAGTGCAACTGGCAAAGGCTGTTCAGACGCAGTTCGAGCAGCAGATCGCCGCAAAGACCGTAGCGGAAATTGACGCGGATCCGTCTCTGCGCGAATTGGCCATCGCAGGCGGTGCGTCTGCTTTCAAAGTCAACTGCGCCCCGTGCCATGGTTCGGGTGCGACAGGTGGGCCGGGTTTTCCGAACCTGAACGACGACGATTGGCTCTGGGGCGGCGATCTTACCGCCATTCAACAGACTGTCGCTCACGGCATCCGCTTTGACGCGGATCCCGAGACGCGCGTGTCGGAGATGCCCGCCTTCGGTGACGTGCTCGAAACCACGCAGATACGACAGGTTGCCGCTTATGTGTGGGGCCTGACGAACACACCTTTAAATCCGGCATTGGCGGAAGCCGGAAAGCAGGTTTTCATCGACAATTGCGCCGTCTGTCACGGTGAAGATGAAAAGGGCAAGCAGGAGATGGGTGCACCGAATCTCGCCGACGCCATCTGGCTCAAGGGGCGGGGGGAGGGGGCGATCATCCGCCAGGTGACCGCGCCCAAACACGGCGTCATGCCGGCGTGGTCGGACCGCTTGGGCGGCGCCGTCGTGAAGGAACTGACGGTGTTTGTTCGTTCGCTGGGCGGGGGGAAATAGGAAGAAAGAAGAACAGCCAACCATATCACCATCCTCTACACGTCCTATGTGCAATGCCGCGCGGTCGTTCGCCAACGTGTTTGCGATCAAGCAACGCCGTTGCCTTTGGCGCGGGAAGAAGGCCACCGCGAAAAACGAGAAAGTTTCATCGCGAATTTGATTTCGATTAAAGACCGAAGCATCACAAGACGATATGGTCCGCGGCTGGAGGACGTTCCCTGCGGTTTCTCCCCGTAGTTCCTCCGAGCCACGCTCCGGGAGGGAGTGTGGCTCTTTTGGTTAAGCCGACGGCTTGTTCGTCTCTCCTTGATTTACGTCAAGAACGCTCGGCTCGTCGAATGCGAGATGAGGATCATCAATAGGATGGTAATCGATGAACCTCGACATTGCACCTGGCCCACCTGACGATCGCGTCGAACCGTCCGACGTCGAACAGGTCAGCACCCGGCGCAAGCGTCAGCCACTTTATGCGGCGCGAAAGAAGGTGTTTCCGAAGCGGGCGGAGGGTCGGTTCAGACGGTTCAAATGGATCGTCATGTTGATCACGCTTGGTGTCTATTGCGTTTCGCCATGGATCCGTTGGTACCGCGGGCCCTATGCTCCGGATCAGGCGATCCTCGTCGATCTGGCGTCCCGCCGCTTCTTCTTCTTTTTCATCGAGATATGGCCACAGGAATTCTACTATGTCGCTGGTCTATTGCTCATGGCCGGCTTCGGCCTCTTTCTGGTGACCTCTGCGGTGGGAAGAGCATGGTGTGGATACGCCTGTCCGCAGACCGTCTGGGTCGATCTCATTCTTGCCGTGGAGCATGCGATCGAAGGCGATCGTAACGCGCGCATCAAACTCGACGCAGCGCCCTGGACACTGGACAAGATTGTGAAGCGGGTTGCCAAGCATTCCATATGGCTGCTGATAGGTGCTGCTACAGGTGGCGCGTGGATATTCTATTTCGCGGACGCGCGCTCCCTGGCTTCCGCCCTGTTCAAAGGCGAGGCGCCGGCCGTTGCCTACGCAACCGTCGCCGTTCTCACCTCGGCCACCTACATTCTCGGCGGGCTGATGAGGGAACAGGTCTGCACCTTCATGTGTCCTTGGCCGCGCATACAGGGCGCTATGCTCGACGAAAACTCCCTTGTCGTCACCTATAACGACTGGCGCGGAGAGCCTCGTTCGCGTCATGCCAAGAAGGCCCAGGCATCGGGCCGGCTAGTCGGCGACTGCGTGGACTGCAATGCCTGCGTTGCGGTCTGTCCGATGGGCATCGACATCCGCAATGGCCAGCAGATGGAGTGCATAACTTGCGCCTTGTGCATCGATGCCTGCGATGGCGTGATGGACAAGCTCGCCAAGCCACGTGCTCTGGTCTCCTATGCGACACTGAGTGAGTATGCGGGCAACGTCATTCTTGCGACCGATGGCGGAAAGAACGTCGTGCAACCGAATCTCGTCCGAAACGCTGACGGAAGCTTTGTTGAGGGGATACGGCGCTTCAACTGCCGGGTGATCTTCAGGCCGCGTGTCCTTTTTTATGCGGCAATCTGGGCGTCGATCGGAATAGCCATGCTCGTGCATTTGGCGCTCCGAGAACGGCTGGCACTGAACGTGGTTCACGACCGAAATCCACAATATGTGCTGGAGTCGGATGGCTCGATCCGTAACGGCTATACGCTTCGCGTGCTCAACATGGTGCCGATGCCGAGGAGGATCGGTATCCGGCTCGAGGGTCTAGATGGCGCGACGATGAAAATCCCAGAATTCTCCAAGGCGGAGGGCCGGCGCTTCACCATTGAAGCGGACCCTGATGCGGCCACCACGTTCAAAGTGTTCGTAACGCGACAAGCCAAGGCCGCGGCCGTCAGCGAATTCCGGTTTGTCATAGAGGACGAAAATCATTCTGACCAGGCAACCTACCACGCCGCCTTCAACACGCCGGGAGCACCAAAATGAGGGACAAAGCCGCCGTCCATCGCACTTTCACCGGCCATCATATGCTCAACGTCATGGCCGCGTTCTTCGCCGTGGTGATTGGAGTGAACGTTATGATGGCAACGTTCGCGTCAAGGAGTTGGAGCGGGCTTGTGGTTAAAGACACCTATGTCGCAAGTCAGGAATTCAACAGCAAGGCCGCCGCGATGCGCGCAATGGCTGCGAGCGGCATCTCGGGCAACCTTTCTCTCAGCCATGACGTCATCCATTACGATATTCACAATCGCGACGGGTCGCCGGCAACGGTCCAGGATGTGACGGTGAGGTTCAGGAGGCCCGTCGGCGACCGTGAGGATTTCCAACTCGTCCTCACGAAGAAAAGCGAAGGCCGTTTCGAAGTGGAACATCACGTTCGGTCAGGCGACTGGATCGTTGAAATCATCTCACGGAAGAAGGATGTCACGGTGATGCAGGAAGCCGTGCGCATCGATATTGCGGAGTTCGGGCGATGACGTGCTGTACAATGGATGCGGAAGGCGTCATGGCCTTGGGCAACCATTCGGTCAGTGCCGAGGAGATCGCGCTGGCCAGCCACCCGCTTGCGGACGGATTGCGTCAATTGGACCTCAGTGTCCCAGACGTGCGCTGCGCAGTCTGCATTTCGACGATCGAGCGGGCTTTGCGCAAGCTTCCCTACGTGAAGTGCGCGCGGGTCAACCTGACGGCCCGGCGGGTCAGCTGTACCTATGTCGAGCGACTGGGGGATGTCGCCGTCGATCCAACCGGTATTCTGTCGGCGATTATGGGCGCAGGCCATCGCGTACATGTCTTCACTCCCACTTCGGTATTGGACCAGACCGATACCCAGCGCGACCAACTGTTGATGGCTGTCGCTGTCTCGGGCTTTGCGGCCGCAAACATCATGCTGCTGTCCATATCTGTCTGGTCCGGCGCGGAAGCGGCGACCCGCGACCTGTTCCACTGGATCTCGGCGGTGATCGCCGCTCCGGCGCTTGTCTATGCCGGGCGCTTCTTTTTCCAGTCCGCCTGGAATGGCTTGAAGCACGGGCGCACCAACATGGACGTGCCGATCTCGCTCGCGGTCATCCTATCCTATGCCGTATCGCTTTGGGAGGCTGTCCATCACGGCGAGCACACCTGGTTTGACGCCTCCGTGTCGCTGTTGTTCTTCCTGCTCATCGGCCGCACGCTCGACCACATCATGCGAGAAAAGGCGCGAGCTGCCATCAATAGCCTGGCGAGACTTGCGCCGCGCGGCGCCCTGATGATAGCCGCCGATGGCAGCAAGCGCTACACTGCCGTAAAGGACATCGGCATTGGTGACACCATCTTCATCGCTGCGGGCGAACGCTGCCCGATCGATGGCGTCGTGACCGTCGGCACGAGCGAGATGGATCTTTCCATCGTCACCGGAGAAAGCACGCCGGTCGCCGTTGCGGCCGGCGCGGAGGTGAGATCGGGCGCGATGAACCTCATGGCTTCGCTGACCATTCGCGCCACGAAGACGGCGGAAAATTCGCTGCTTGCGGAGATCATTAACCTTATGGAGGCGGCGGAAGGGGGAAGGGCGCGCTATCGCAGGATCGCCGACCGCGCCGCTGGCCTTTATGCTCCGGCGGTTCATTTGCTTGCGCTGGTTTCCTTTCTTGCCTGGGGTTTTGCTGGCGGCGATTGGAAGCACGCCATGCTTGTCGCGGTCGCGGTGCTGATCATCACCTGTCCCTGCGCGCTTGGCCTTGCTGTGCCGGTCGTGCAGATCGTTGCCGCAGGGAACCTGTTTCGCCGCGGCATCGTGATCAAGGACGGTTCCGCTTTAGAACGGCTCGCGGAAGTCGATGCTGTCGCGTTCGACAAGACCGGCACGTTGACATTTGGCCGGCCACGTCTCCTTGAGGTGATGGATGCAGGCCCAGAGGAAACGGCGATCGCAGCCGGTCTTGCGGCGCAT is from Rhizobium gallicum bv. gallicum R602sp and encodes:
- the ccoN gene encoding cytochrome-c oxidase, cbb3-type subunit I, producing MNYPAETVLVAVGAFLALVGAGAAHDQLFAAHMGVLFFCLLAGTVLLLLRVDFSPGGARVKAGSGPYFDEVIRYGLIATVFWGVIGFLAGVVIALQLAFPDLNVAPHFNFGRLRPVHTSAVIFAFGGNALIMTSFYVVQRTCRARLFGGNLGWFVFWGYQLFIVMAATGYLLGITEGREYAEPEWYVDVWLTLVWVAYLVAFLGTILKRKEPHIYVANWFYLSFIVTIAMLHVVNNLAVPVSFLGSKSYSLSSGVQDALTQWWYGHNAVGFFLTAGFLGMMYYFVPKQANRPVYSYRLSIIHFWALIFMYIWAGPHHLHYTALPDWAQTLGMVFSIMLWMPSWGGMINGIMTLSGAWDKIRTDPIIRMMIMAIAFYGMSTFEGPMMAVKTVNSLSHYTEWTIGHVHSGALGWVGMITFGAIYYLTPKLWGRERLYSLRMVNWHFWLATLGIVIYAVALWVAGIQQGLMWREYNTQGFLVYSFAETVAAMFPYYLLRAVGGGLYLAGGVVMAVNVTMTIRGHQRDEAAIPGAFITHAGE
- the ccoO gene encoding cytochrome-c oxidase, cbb3-type subunit II; translation: MSILEKHQILEKNATLLLVASLLVVSIGGMVEIAPLFYLQNTIEKVEGMRPYMPLELAGRNIYVREGCYVCHSQMIRPFRDEVERYGHYSLAAESMYDHPFQWGSKRTGPDLARVGGRYSNEWHVQHLSDPRAVVPESIMPSYAFLKDREVTVKNIAMDLKANEDVGVPYTDDMLANAEADMRAQADPNADTTDLLARYPKAKVGDFDGDPSRLTEMDALISYLQMLGTLVDFSTYDDATGYR
- a CDS encoding CcoQ/FixQ family Cbb3-type cytochrome c oxidase assembly chaperone, with amino-acid sequence METYDAIRHFADSWGLLAMAVFFVGALFFILRPGSKQIADDAAIIPLKDE
- the ccoP gene encoding cytochrome-c oxidase, cbb3-type subunit III, with translation MTEKHIDEISGVETTGHEWDGIRELNNPMPRWWIWTFYATILWAIGYAFAYPSIPMIKETTKGLLGFSSRAELQQQVQLAKAVQTQFEQQIAAKTVAEIDADPSLRELAIAGGASAFKVNCAPCHGSGATGGPGFPNLNDDDWLWGGDLTAIQQTVAHGIRFDADPETRVSEMPAFGDVLETTQIRQVAAYVWGLTNTPLNPALAEAGKQVFIDNCAVCHGEDEKGKQEMGAPNLADAIWLKGRGEGAIIRQVTAPKHGVMPAWSDRLGGAVVKELTVFVRSLGGGK
- the ccoG gene encoding cytochrome c oxidase accessory protein CcoG, whose product is MNLDIAPGPPDDRVEPSDVEQVSTRRKRQPLYAARKKVFPKRAEGRFRRFKWIVMLITLGVYCVSPWIRWYRGPYAPDQAILVDLASRRFFFFFIEIWPQEFYYVAGLLLMAGFGLFLVTSAVGRAWCGYACPQTVWVDLILAVEHAIEGDRNARIKLDAAPWTLDKIVKRVAKHSIWLLIGAATGGAWIFYFADARSLASALFKGEAPAVAYATVAVLTSATYILGGLMREQVCTFMCPWPRIQGAMLDENSLVVTYNDWRGEPRSRHAKKAQASGRLVGDCVDCNACVAVCPMGIDIRNGQQMECITCALCIDACDGVMDKLAKPRALVSYATLSEYAGNVILATDGGKNVVQPNLVRNADGSFVEGIRRFNCRVIFRPRVLFYAAIWASIGIAMLVHLALRERLALNVVHDRNPQYVLESDGSIRNGYTLRVLNMVPMPRRIGIRLEGLDGATMKIPEFSKAEGRRFTIEADPDAATTFKVFVTRQAKAAAVSEFRFVIEDENHSDQATYHAAFNTPGAPK
- a CDS encoding FixH family protein produces the protein MRDKAAVHRTFTGHHMLNVMAAFFAVVIGVNVMMATFASRSWSGLVVKDTYVASQEFNSKAAAMRAMAASGISGNLSLSHDVIHYDIHNRDGSPATVQDVTVRFRRPVGDREDFQLVLTKKSEGRFEVEHHVRSGDWIVEIISRKKDVTVMQEAVRIDIAEFGR
- a CDS encoding cation-translocating P-type ATPase codes for the protein MTCCTMDAEGVMALGNHSVSAEEIALASHPLADGLRQLDLSVPDVRCAVCISTIERALRKLPYVKCARVNLTARRVSCTYVERLGDVAVDPTGILSAIMGAGHRVHVFTPTSVLDQTDTQRDQLLMAVAVSGFAAANIMLLSISVWSGAEAATRDLFHWISAVIAAPALVYAGRFFFQSAWNGLKHGRTNMDVPISLAVILSYAVSLWEAVHHGEHTWFDASVSLLFFLLIGRTLDHIMREKARAAINSLARLAPRGALMIAADGSKRYTAVKDIGIGDTIFIAAGERCPIDGVVTVGTSEMDLSIVTGESTPVAVAAGAEVRSGAMNLMASLTIRATKTAENSLLAEIINLMEAAEGGRARYRRIADRAAGLYAPAVHLLALVSFLAWGFAGGDWKHAMLVAVAVLIITCPCALGLAVPVVQIVAAGNLFRRGIVIKDGSALERLAEVDAVAFDKTGTLTFGRPRLLEVMDAGPEETAIAAGLAAHSRHPLSQALLRSAGSNARRFDSVVEFAGAGLWVDTADGLYRLGKMEFACSNPTREKKASGSLSEVVLSRNGIILSRFYFEDTLRPGAARAIRELGRAGLQTMILSGDRQAVVEATARALHVDRSIAELNPKQKVEECGRLSEAGSKVMMVGDGINDAPALAAAHVSMAPATASDVGRQAADIVFLGEGLDAVPAALLVARRTAALIRQNFALAIGYNVLAVPVAIAGYATPLIAAVAMSTSSLIVVTNALRLNGWKRPRK